In Thermodesulforhabdus norvegica, a single window of DNA contains:
- a CDS encoding DUF350 domain-containing protein yields the protein MDGAGFAGWLKILGGWSAVAAGLLLGTIALLIIGRGIFVLIYPGCNIRKELVEKDNLALALTLAGYILGLAIALGGSLIGPSLTVKQTFYDLLIYGPLALFMMILSHIINDRVILRHFDNKKEIIEDQNSGTGIVVAGNHVAMGLVVFGALSGEGSLVTALVFWLLGQLALVLVTLFYNAILPFDLHKEIERDNVAVGVAFSGVLVATGNIVRYAIQGDFVSWEQDLIFFGGVMVFGAIALPLARFVVDKFILIGRNLTDELVNQEKPNIGAGAIEAIVYVALSFLIGWSLH from the coding sequence ATGGATGGAGCGGGCTTCGCCGGATGGCTAAAAATCTTAGGAGGTTGGAGTGCAGTTGCGGCGGGTTTGCTTCTGGGAACCATCGCACTTCTAATAATCGGTCGAGGAATATTCGTTCTCATCTATCCGGGTTGTAACATCAGAAAAGAACTCGTAGAAAAGGACAATCTTGCTCTGGCATTGACCCTAGCAGGTTATATTCTGGGACTTGCCATTGCTCTTGGCGGTTCCTTAATAGGCCCTTCCTTAACCGTAAAACAAACTTTTTACGATCTTTTGATATACGGACCTCTTGCTCTTTTCATGATGATACTGTCTCACATAATTAACGACAGGGTCATACTCCGACATTTCGACAATAAGAAAGAGATAATAGAAGATCAAAACAGCGGTACCGGAATTGTCGTAGCCGGCAATCATGTTGCGATGGGGCTTGTGGTTTTTGGAGCCCTCTCCGGAGAAGGCTCGCTTGTGACTGCCCTCGTCTTCTGGTTGCTCGGCCAGTTAGCGCTTGTTCTCGTTACTTTGTTTTACAATGCCATATTACCATTTGATTTACATAAGGAGATAGAAAGAGACAATGTGGCCGTTGGGGTGGCTTTCTCTGGAGTGCTGGTTGCAACAGGTAATATCGTGAGATACGCAATTCAAGGTGATTTTGTTTCCTGGGAACAGGATCTCATATTTTTCGGCGGGGTTATGGTATTTGGAGCAATTGCTCTGCCTCTGGCACGCTTCGTTGTCGATAAGTTTATTCTCATAGGCAGGAACCTGACAGACGAGCTTGTAAATCAGGAAAAACCCAACATAGGAGCCGGAGCAATAGAAGCCATTGTTTATGTCGCCCTTTCATTTCTAATCGGATGGAGCCTTCACTAG
- a CDS encoding GreA/GreB family elongation factor: MPVDKVIITREGFLRLIDKLNHLYHVVRPQVIEELQEARAFGVNVHNLQYINARERQLMLQRKIHELESKIEKSEVLVGSTFYCKRVFIGTVVEIENVETGERTTYCLVGPYESDVSNGKLASDSPVGRALLGKFEGEEVFVETPAGIRHYKICSINVPDTSCPNEC; this comes from the coding sequence ATGCCGGTGGATAAGGTAATCATCACCCGTGAGGGCTTCTTGAGACTGATTGATAAGCTTAATCATCTCTATCATGTAGTAAGACCTCAGGTTATTGAGGAGCTTCAGGAGGCTCGTGCCTTTGGAGTAAATGTCCATAATCTTCAGTATATTAACGCCAGGGAACGCCAGTTGATGTTGCAGCGCAAGATACATGAACTGGAGAGTAAAATCGAAAAAAGCGAGGTGCTGGTTGGATCCACCTTTTACTGTAAGCGGGTCTTTATTGGAACCGTCGTTGAGATAGAAAATGTTGAGACGGGTGAAAGAACGACCTATTGCCTGGTTGGACCCTACGAGTCTGATGTTTCTAATGGCAAACTTGCCTCAGACTCCCCCGTGGGACGGGCTCTTTTAGGGAAATTCGAAGGCGAAGAAGTCTTTGTGGAAACACCGGCGGGCATCAGACATTATAAAATCTGTTCCATAAATGTCCCGGATACTTCCTGCCCCAACGAATGCTAG
- a CDS encoding NUDIX hydrolase, with product MEKFVDTLGVLTVPNFTVHLDEVILKTGRISRRIRIDHPRAVAVIPLIDEERILMVRQYRYALGKDTLEIPAGKVDRNESLYDAVLRELKEETGYTAEDLTPLISFYPAVAYSNEVIDIFLARNLKKLCEPLDEDEISSVEIVHLREALDMIKSGAVKDGKTIIAIFSLFVGVGNAGG from the coding sequence ATGGAAAAGTTCGTTGATACTTTAGGGGTTCTGACTGTGCCCAATTTTACGGTGCACCTTGATGAGGTCATCCTTAAGACCGGTAGGATTTCCAGAAGAATTAGAATAGATCATCCCAGAGCTGTTGCTGTGATTCCCCTTATTGATGAAGAACGAATCCTCATGGTAAGGCAATACAGGTATGCTCTGGGTAAAGATACCCTTGAGATTCCGGCAGGGAAAGTCGATCGCAACGAATCTCTGTATGATGCGGTACTGAGAGAATTAAAAGAGGAAACGGGTTATACGGCCGAAGATTTGACCCCGCTTATATCCTTTTATCCTGCAGTTGCCTATTCAAATGAGGTGATAGACATCTTCCTGGCAAGGAACCTGAAGAAATTGTGCGAACCTCTTGATGAGGACGAGATTTCCTCTGTGGAAATTGTTCATTTAAGAGAAGCTCTGGATATGATAAAATCAGGTGCCGTGAAAGACGGTAAAACCATTATTGCCATTTTCAGCCTCTTTGTTGGAGTGGGAAATGCCGGTGGATAA
- a CDS encoding ABC transporter ATP-binding protein yields the protein MLELVSLSKTFNRGTVNEIRAIDEITLYVGKGEFITVIGSNGAGKSTLLNLIAGTYTPDSGKIVLSGEDITGWPEYMRARFIARVFQNPFMGTCGSMTIEENLAIAYRRGLGRRIRRGISEKDRKFFTKRLSILGLGLEHRLKDKVDVLSGGQRQCLTLLMATLRKPQLLLLDEHTAALDPKTAEQVLILTDRIIRDMNLCAIMVTHNMNHAIEMGNRLIMMDRGKVVFDISGEEKSRLTVKDLLDRFSSIRRERFSEDRMLLVE from the coding sequence ATGCTGGAACTGGTAAGTCTCTCGAAAACCTTCAACCGAGGCACGGTCAACGAAATCAGGGCCATTGATGAGATAACCCTCTATGTGGGAAAGGGTGAATTCATAACCGTCATCGGAAGTAACGGTGCCGGTAAGTCCACTCTGTTGAATCTGATTGCAGGTACTTACACGCCCGACAGTGGTAAAATAGTTCTGTCCGGTGAGGATATTACCGGCTGGCCGGAGTACATGAGGGCTCGGTTTATTGCCCGGGTATTCCAGAATCCCTTTATGGGCACCTGTGGATCCATGACCATCGAAGAGAACCTTGCTATCGCTTACAGACGCGGACTTGGCAGAAGAATTCGCAGAGGCATTTCTGAAAAAGATAGGAAGTTTTTTACGAAGAGATTGAGCATTCTGGGGCTTGGTCTGGAACATCGCCTGAAGGACAAAGTGGATGTACTTTCAGGCGGCCAGAGGCAGTGTCTAACTCTGCTTATGGCAACTCTTAGAAAACCTCAACTTTTACTTCTTGACGAGCACACGGCTGCTCTGGACCCCAAGACCGCCGAACAGGTTCTCATCCTCACCGACAGGATAATAAGGGATATGAATCTCTGCGCCATCATGGTGACTCATAACATGAACCATGCGATAGAAATGGGAAATCGCCTCATTATGATGGACAGAGGGAAAGTAGTCTTCGACATTTCCGGAGAAGAAAAAAGCCGGCTCACGGTAAAAGACCTTCTGGACCGGTTCAGTTCCATCCGGCGTGAAAGATTTTCCGAGGATCGTATGCTCCTTGTGGAGTAG
- a CDS encoding ABC transporter permease — protein MTGYAFLGAIEQGCVYGLMVLGVYITFRVLDFPDLTVDGSLPLGAAVSAAMVTAGFHPLWSLLAALAAGALAGATTAILATRLKIMSLLASIITMTGLYSINIRVMGRPNITLLNAPTIFDFFEFTGLPRQIVTVILFAIAAMAFKYLLDLFLHTELGLSIRATGDNAQMARSQGINTDRMIIIGVSLSNSLVALSGALVAQSQGFADVGMGIGTIVAGLASIILGESIIGTHTVKQQTWSALVGSVLYRIIIAVALSYNVGFLRLTPSDLNLVTALLVVLCLLVPFMRQKILRGR, from the coding sequence ATGACGGGTTATGCCTTTCTGGGCGCGATTGAACAGGGCTGTGTTTACGGTCTTATGGTGTTAGGGGTTTACATAACCTTCAGGGTCCTCGACTTTCCCGATCTTACGGTGGATGGATCCCTCCCGCTTGGAGCCGCCGTTTCTGCGGCAATGGTTACGGCTGGTTTCCATCCCCTTTGGTCTCTACTGGCTGCCCTGGCGGCAGGAGCACTTGCAGGTGCAACCACTGCAATACTGGCAACAAGGCTCAAGATTATGAGCCTTCTGGCCAGCATAATTACCATGACAGGCCTTTATTCGATAAATATCCGCGTAATGGGCCGGCCAAATATTACATTACTTAATGCCCCAACAATATTCGATTTTTTCGAATTTACAGGCTTGCCCCGGCAGATCGTTACCGTCATTTTATTTGCAATTGCAGCAATGGCATTCAAGTACTTGCTGGATCTGTTTCTTCATACGGAACTGGGCCTGTCGATCCGCGCTACAGGTGATAATGCTCAGATGGCCCGAAGCCAGGGCATAAATACAGATCGGATGATAATCATCGGTGTCAGCCTTTCCAACTCGCTGGTAGCCCTGTCCGGAGCGCTGGTTGCTCAGAGTCAGGGATTCGCCGATGTTGGTATGGGCATAGGAACCATAGTGGCCGGCCTGGCCTCTATTATACTGGGGGAAAGCATAATCGGCACTCATACCGTGAAGCAACAAACCTGGAGTGCTCTGGTCGGATCTGTGCTTTACAGGATAATCATTGCCGTGGCTCTTTCTTACAACGTGGGGTTCTTGAGGCTTACTCCGAGCGATTTGAACCTTGTAACGGCCCTTCTTGTGGTGCTTTGTCTGCTGGTGCCCTTCATGAGACAGAAGATCCTGAGAGGTCGTTAA
- a CDS encoding ABC transporter substrate-binding protein yields MKLRKAITTLGLLVFLTGVFLSSCCYAGKVITIGITQIVEHPALDATRQGFIDALRDHGYVEGENVKYDIQIAQGNMATANAIAKNLVGKKVDMILAIATPTAQAVVNATKDIPVLIAAITDPVGAGLVKSLERPGGNVTGTTDKSPVDRQLELEREILPGLRRLGVIYNSGEDNSRASVREIKEVASGMGIEVVEATVTNSSGVMLAASSLVGKVDAIHIPTDNTVVSALEAVVKVCEDNKIPLFAADIDSVPRGAIAALGIDYYRLGRQTGEMAYRILKGANPGDMPVETLKELKLVINKEAAEKMGVKLPESVVSRADVVYPAVK; encoded by the coding sequence ATGAAGCTCAGAAAAGCTATTACAACTTTGGGCCTGCTGGTATTTCTGACCGGAGTTTTTCTTTCGAGCTGTTGTTATGCCGGTAAAGTGATTACCATAGGAATTACGCAAATCGTGGAACATCCGGCTCTTGATGCCACCCGTCAGGGTTTTATTGATGCACTCCGTGATCACGGATACGTTGAAGGGGAAAATGTAAAATATGATATTCAAATCGCTCAGGGTAATATGGCAACGGCAAATGCTATAGCAAAGAACCTTGTGGGTAAGAAGGTCGATATGATTCTTGCCATAGCCACTCCTACTGCTCAGGCCGTTGTAAATGCGACCAAAGATATTCCTGTCTTAATTGCGGCTATTACCGATCCCGTTGGGGCAGGCCTGGTGAAAAGCCTTGAGCGTCCCGGAGGAAATGTTACGGGGACCACGGATAAGAGCCCTGTGGATAGACAGCTTGAGCTGGAGCGTGAGATTTTGCCGGGCCTCCGGCGGCTGGGGGTAATATATAATTCCGGTGAGGATAATTCCCGGGCCTCGGTAAGGGAAATCAAAGAAGTTGCCTCCGGAATGGGGATAGAGGTGGTGGAAGCTACGGTTACAAATTCCAGTGGTGTAATGCTTGCGGCAAGTAGCCTGGTTGGAAAGGTCGATGCAATACATATTCCCACCGACAATACGGTGGTTTCTGCCCTGGAAGCCGTTGTAAAGGTCTGTGAAGATAACAAAATTCCTCTGTTTGCCGCCGATATCGATTCCGTGCCCAGAGGAGCAATAGCAGCCCTGGGGATAGATTATTACAGGCTCGGACGGCAGACTGGTGAGATGGCGTACCGAATTCTGAAAGGGGCAAATCCCGGAGATATGCCCGTCGAGACTCTGAAAGAGCTTAAGTTGGTAATAAATAAGGAAGCAGCAGAGAAAATGGGCGTTAAGCTTCCTGAAAGTGTTGTTTCACGAGCCGATGTAGTATATCCTGCGGTTAAATAA
- a CDS encoding glycosyltransferase family 2 protein, with product MGSRNNGIAISIVLYKPDFRKLIRALECLRRALEVSDSRECFRSSHLFIVDNSVPALDHGLLTGILKKHYFGNNDGGHSWSIHVVGRNVGYGAGHNLVIWHHTYPYHVILNPDVYVKDRAFSVCWEYSERNPETVLITPRVTFADGTPQYLLRKEPTLFDVFLRFAGIFIPSLRNLSRYRNYECQHLDMCRIHKNVFPVTGCCMWCRSDILRDVGGFDERFFLYYEDYDLSRRLAMRGDVTFLPDFEVVHDWNRAMTRNVRLMFYNMISALKYFHKWGWKIL from the coding sequence ATGGGTTCACGGAATAACGGTATTGCAATCTCAATTGTGCTCTATAAGCCGGATTTTCGCAAGCTCATACGGGCGTTGGAGTGTTTGAGAAGAGCTCTGGAGGTGTCAGATAGCAGGGAGTGTTTTCGTAGCTCTCACCTTTTCATAGTCGATAATAGTGTTCCTGCTCTGGATCACGGTCTTTTGACGGGGATACTCAAAAAGCACTATTTTGGAAATAACGATGGTGGTCATTCCTGGAGCATCCATGTGGTAGGAAGAAATGTCGGCTACGGAGCAGGACACAATCTGGTGATATGGCATCATACCTATCCCTATCACGTTATTCTTAATCCCGATGTATATGTAAAGGATAGGGCTTTCTCAGTATGCTGGGAATATTCGGAACGAAACCCTGAAACGGTTCTCATAACACCCAGGGTAACCTTTGCCGATGGAACCCCTCAGTATCTTCTCCGTAAGGAGCCCACCCTTTTTGACGTCTTTTTGCGGTTCGCAGGAATATTTATACCTTCTCTGAGAAATCTTTCTCGGTATCGCAATTACGAATGTCAGCATCTCGATATGTGTCGGATCCATAAAAACGTCTTCCCGGTTACCGGGTGCTGCATGTGGTGTCGGAGCGATATCCTCAGGGATGTTGGTGGATTTGATGAGAGGTTCTTTCTTTATTACGAAGATTATGATCTGTCCAGACGGCTTGCGATGAGAGGTGATGTTACCTTTTTGCCCGACTTTGAGGTTGTCCACGACTGGAATCGGGCTATGACGCGGAATGTGCGTCTGATGTTTTATAATATGATCTCCGCTTTAAAATACTTTCACAAGTGGGGATGGAAAATATTGTAA
- the coaE gene encoding dephospho-CoA kinase (Dephospho-CoA kinase (CoaE) performs the final step in coenzyme A biosynthesis.) — MAYPRIALTGGIASGKSTVSSMLKELGCEIIDADQIAREIIQPGTNCWKRLRELLGPAAFSENGSLKRMELRMKIAKDPELRKRINAITHPYIIESMEETWRKHITSHPERIVIFDIPLLFESRRSDSFNFIIVVYVPPEVQIARLIKRDRISYDEAAKMIDMQIPINEKARRADWIIDNSGSFEQTKKQVHQLWEHLKTIWSPIKEGLS; from the coding sequence ATGGCGTATCCCAGGATTGCTCTAACGGGGGGCATTGCTTCCGGAAAGTCCACCGTGTCCTCGATGTTAAAGGAATTGGGCTGTGAAATCATTGACGCAGACCAAATCGCCCGAGAAATAATCCAGCCCGGAACCAATTGCTGGAAAAGGCTTCGTGAATTGCTCGGACCAGCGGCATTTTCCGAGAACGGCAGCTTAAAGCGCATGGAACTACGAATGAAAATCGCAAAGGACCCCGAGCTCAGAAAGCGAATCAATGCCATCACTCACCCCTACATTATAGAAAGCATGGAAGAAACATGGAGAAAACACATTACGAGCCATCCCGAAAGGATTGTCATCTTCGACATTCCATTACTTTTCGAATCCCGAAGGAGTGATTCATTCAACTTCATAATCGTCGTTTATGTGCCCCCGGAGGTACAAATCGCCCGCCTTATTAAAAGGGACAGAATCTCTTACGACGAAGCTGCTAAAATGATTGACATGCAAATACCCATAAACGAAAAGGCCCGCCGTGCTGACTGGATCATCGATAACAGTGGTTCTTTCGAACAAACGAAGAAACAGGTCCACCAACTCTGGGAACATCTTAAAACAATATGGTCACCCATCAAAGAAGGCCTTTCATGA
- a CDS encoding SurA N-terminal domain-containing protein, with product MLDFVRKHATSWIIKVALFFIVVVFIFWGGYAYQARQKSHIVRVGDVYITWKDYTETYDRLLEDYKRQMGDRFTEEALKKLDLKQKALDLLIERIVLLQKARELGISVSVAEVRDAIASMPAFQSNGAFNPQLYRMVLQQNRLTPETFEYEMMQVLTLKKLENFVKRQAVVDGAEIEKYARYLKREKRFLFVTIVPDDFADRVVVNEDALKKYFEDHADRYVDPEKRLIAYAFFPVKNFSGEVDVTEDELKAYYDDHYEEYHQEKMVRARHILFRLPVDATEEEAKQVRARAEAVLQKARSGEDFAELARRYSEGPTASRGGDLGYFRRDEMVSEFSEVAFSLEPGQISDIVRTRYGFHIIKVEEIRPERQKGFEEVKEEIRQKITNEKARDVAYGVSRRFADLAFAKRDVLAAAGEPSFASAVTREVWIEQGGHIQDIKDTEGSILRKAFELPLKGISDVLETEDGFVVIQIKDIKKQRSLTFEEAREQVERDFKKDEADRLARDMAERILEEAKDKGSLRAVADGLGLELKESGGVGLLKPDLSLGVFGKDLEALMSLSEEKPFPEAPFRTISGYVVCQWRETREPTDDEVTKEVSRLQRFIKSSLSEVYWQGWKESQKKKADVEVLQNI from the coding sequence ATGCTTGATTTTGTAAGAAAACATGCGACGTCTTGGATTATCAAGGTGGCACTTTTTTTCATAGTTGTGGTGTTCATTTTCTGGGGCGGTTATGCCTATCAGGCCCGTCAGAAGAGCCACATCGTTCGAGTAGGGGATGTTTATATAACCTGGAAGGATTACACGGAAACATACGACCGGTTGCTCGAAGATTATAAAAGGCAGATGGGTGACAGATTTACCGAAGAAGCTTTGAAAAAGCTGGACCTTAAGCAAAAAGCCCTGGATTTGCTCATTGAGCGTATTGTCTTGTTGCAGAAAGCGCGAGAGCTGGGAATTTCGGTATCGGTGGCAGAAGTTCGGGATGCCATTGCATCTATGCCCGCCTTTCAATCAAATGGTGCCTTCAATCCTCAGCTTTATAGAATGGTTCTTCAGCAAAATAGGCTTACTCCTGAAACCTTTGAATACGAAATGATGCAGGTGCTTACACTTAAAAAGCTGGAGAATTTCGTAAAAAGACAGGCTGTAGTCGACGGGGCCGAGATCGAGAAATACGCAAGGTACCTGAAAAGAGAAAAGCGGTTTCTTTTCGTCACGATCGTCCCCGACGATTTTGCCGATAGGGTGGTAGTTAATGAAGATGCTCTGAAAAAATATTTTGAAGATCATGCAGACCGGTATGTAGATCCCGAGAAAAGGCTTATTGCCTACGCTTTCTTCCCGGTGAAAAACTTTTCCGGTGAAGTCGATGTCACGGAAGATGAACTGAAGGCGTATTACGATGACCATTATGAAGAGTATCATCAGGAAAAGATGGTAAGGGCACGTCATATACTGTTTCGGCTTCCGGTGGATGCCACAGAGGAAGAAGCAAAACAGGTTCGGGCAAGAGCAGAAGCTGTATTGCAGAAGGCTAGAAGCGGAGAGGACTTTGCCGAGCTTGCACGCCGCTATTCGGAAGGCCCAACCGCATCGAGAGGAGGTGATCTGGGATATTTTCGCAGGGACGAGATGGTTTCCGAGTTCTCCGAAGTAGCCTTTTCACTTGAGCCGGGTCAGATAAGCGATATCGTGCGCACTCGCTATGGATTCCACATAATTAAAGTGGAAGAGATAAGACCGGAAAGACAGAAGGGCTTTGAAGAGGTAAAAGAAGAAATCAGGCAAAAAATCACAAACGAGAAGGCCAGGGATGTGGCTTACGGTGTTTCCCGCCGATTTGCCGATTTGGCCTTTGCAAAGCGGGATGTGCTTGCTGCGGCAGGAGAACCTTCTTTTGCTTCTGCAGTAACCCGAGAGGTATGGATTGAACAAGGAGGTCACATCCAGGACATTAAGGATACGGAAGGGAGCATCCTGAGGAAGGCTTTTGAGCTTCCTTTAAAAGGAATTTCGGATGTTCTGGAAACCGAGGACGGCTTCGTTGTGATTCAGATTAAGGACATCAAAAAACAGCGTTCTCTTACTTTTGAAGAAGCCAGGGAGCAGGTTGAGAGAGACTTTAAGAAGGATGAGGCAGATAGACTGGCCAGAGACATGGCCGAGAGGATACTGGAAGAAGCAAAAGATAAGGGATCTCTTCGGGCCGTGGCAGATGGACTGGGATTGGAGCTTAAAGAGTCGGGTGGTGTTGGTCTTCTCAAACCTGACCTGTCTCTTGGTGTGTTCGGAAAAGATCTGGAGGCTCTTATGTCTCTTTCGGAAGAAAAGCCCTTCCCTGAAGCTCCTTTCAGAACGATTTCCGGGTATGTGGTTTGTCAGTGGAGAGAAACCCGTGAACCAACTGATGATGAAGTGACCAAAGAGGTGTCAAGGTTGCAGAGATTTATAAAATCTTCTTTATCGGAAGTGTACTGGCAGGGCTGGAAAGAATCCCAAAAGAAGAAGGCCGATGTGGAGGTGTTACAGAATATCTGA
- a CDS encoding PLDc N-terminal domain-containing protein: MIFKVILVLILFGLPLVPTFWAIQDIPKRQFRSFRRKFLWFFAVSTFPFFGALAYILFERKKTEPMDPFASISEALNTGEKTR; the protein is encoded by the coding sequence ATGATATTCAAGGTTATTCTGGTGCTCATCCTCTTCGGTTTACCCCTTGTTCCGACTTTTTGGGCCATTCAGGACATTCCAAAAAGACAGTTCAGATCATTTCGGAGAAAGTTTTTGTGGTTTTTTGCCGTATCGACCTTTCCCTTTTTTGGCGCTCTGGCGTACATTTTGTTTGAAAGGAAAAAAACGGAGCCCATGGATCCTTTTGCTTCTATATCGGAGGCTCTGAACACAGGAGAAAAAACCCGGTAG
- a CDS encoding GTPase family protein — MGARLDLEKDIEKAERLLEGLPSWALDERERSELERGLQRVKGDLEKLSEQGLVIGILGGTGVGKSTVMNALAGEEISRVSHRRPYTDRVIIYHHLNTPFPKGFPPGDVPSVVFSHEAQGAERLILCDLPDFDSIREEHRDRVLSFLRNLDILVWITSPEKYADQAFYDFLKEAVRYKSPENYFFILNKVDLIASEDYRSIDAAVKTFEKYLSERGIPRPVIFAVSALEAFESREFSPWNQWELFRREVLRERELKEVREIKKANIHQEMSYLIEKLELGKKQIERVALVIDEMNGLVEELHDESREKFTKVILQWLALCVAPQVREIMEAQPNLIGPARLVHGVISLMGGKRKTGDLKNCDEEIISTLSPVFRRIENRMMAFAVSRGIPPSVMAALEDLWSEKNLAEMFGQSMNFWKESSIRTDSLKMGSLFFRLYQRFVYLGLLLLFVASVGEIWAVQDTGITGRIMTLLVNFFSKMFSLDGLGAVLVFIIFELMAGAYFCSRYRKSLQARVEKFIEALSEDAAALCDEFFLAIRKMIENKRREIFPTSERDPR, encoded by the coding sequence ATGGGAGCTCGTCTGGATTTGGAAAAGGACATAGAGAAAGCCGAAAGATTGCTGGAGGGGCTTCCTTCCTGGGCACTTGATGAAAGGGAGCGTTCGGAACTCGAAAGAGGGCTACAAAGAGTCAAAGGAGACCTTGAGAAACTTTCAGAACAGGGCCTGGTTATCGGTATACTGGGTGGCACGGGGGTCGGAAAATCCACGGTAATGAATGCTCTGGCAGGCGAAGAAATTTCCAGGGTCAGCCACAGGCGACCCTATACGGACCGTGTGATCATCTACCATCATCTGAATACGCCTTTCCCGAAGGGGTTTCCCCCCGGTGACGTCCCGTCGGTGGTGTTTTCCCACGAAGCGCAGGGTGCCGAGAGATTGATTCTCTGCGACTTGCCGGATTTCGATAGCATAAGAGAAGAGCATCGAGATCGTGTTCTTTCTTTCTTAAGGAACCTGGATATCCTGGTATGGATTACCTCGCCGGAAAAGTACGCCGATCAGGCTTTTTACGACTTCCTGAAAGAAGCGGTTCGGTATAAGAGCCCGGAGAACTATTTTTTCATTCTGAATAAGGTGGATCTCATTGCTTCCGAAGATTATCGATCAATAGATGCGGCCGTAAAGACCTTCGAAAAGTATCTATCAGAAAGAGGGATTCCTCGCCCCGTCATTTTTGCCGTATCCGCTCTTGAAGCTTTTGAATCAAGGGAGTTTAGTCCCTGGAATCAATGGGAGCTTTTCAGAAGAGAAGTGCTTCGAGAAAGAGAGCTCAAAGAGGTCAGGGAGATCAAAAAGGCTAATATTCATCAGGAAATGTCGTATTTGATTGAGAAACTTGAGCTCGGGAAAAAGCAGATAGAGCGTGTTGCTCTCGTAATTGACGAGATGAACGGTCTCGTTGAAGAACTCCATGATGAAAGCCGGGAAAAATTCACAAAAGTGATCCTTCAATGGCTGGCACTTTGTGTGGCTCCTCAGGTAAGGGAAATAATGGAAGCACAGCCCAACCTGATAGGTCCGGCAAGGCTGGTGCACGGTGTGATCTCGTTGATGGGAGGAAAAAGGAAGACAGGGGATCTGAAAAATTGTGATGAGGAAATAATTTCAACCCTTTCTCCCGTCTTCAGGCGAATTGAAAATCGTATGATGGCTTTTGCCGTTTCAAGGGGTATTCCGCCTTCCGTGATGGCCGCTTTGGAAGACCTCTGGAGCGAGAAAAATCTGGCGGAGATGTTCGGTCAGTCGATGAATTTCTGGAAGGAATCTTCCATAAGAACGGATTCTCTAAAGATGGGCTCCTTATTTTTCAGACTTTACCAGAGATTCGTTTATCTGGGGCTTCTCCTTTTGTTCGTTGCTTCTGTTGGAGAAATCTGGGCGGTTCAGGATACGGGGATAACCGGGCGGATCATGACGCTTCTTGTTAACTTCTTTTCAAAGATGTTTAGCCTGGACGGCCTGGGAGCCGTGCTTGTTTTCATAATCTTTGAATTGATGGCGGGTGCCTATTTTTGTTCCCGCTACAGGAAGTCCTTGCAGGCAAGGGTTGAAAAGTTTATAGAAGCTCTGAGTGAAGATGCCGCTGCGCTTTGTGATGAATTTTTTCTGGCCATAAGAAAAATGATAGAGAACAAACGACGGGAGATCTTTCCCACGAGTGAAAGAGATCCGAGATGA